The Streptomyces albofaciens JCM 4342 genome has a segment encoding these proteins:
- the rbfA gene encoding 30S ribosome-binding factor RbfA: MADNARAKKLADLIREVVAQKLQRGIKDPRLGSHVTITDTRVTGDLREATVFYTVYGDDEDRASAAAGLESAKGILRSEVGRAAGVKFTPTLTFVADALPENAKTIEDLLDKARASDAKVREASSGATYAGEADPYRKPGDEDEDTTA, translated from the coding sequence GTGGCCGACAATGCGCGGGCGAAGAAGCTGGCGGACCTCATCCGGGAGGTGGTCGCCCAGAAGCTGCAGCGCGGCATCAAGGACCCGCGGCTGGGCTCGCACGTGACCATCACGGACACCCGGGTCACCGGCGACCTGCGGGAGGCGACGGTCTTCTACACGGTCTACGGCGACGACGAGGACCGGGCCAGCGCGGCGGCCGGGCTGGAGAGCGCCAAGGGCATCCTGCGCTCCGAGGTCGGCCGGGCGGCGGGCGTGAAGTTCACGCCGACCCTCACGTTCGTCGCGGACGCGCTGCCGGAGAACGCCAAGACGATCGAGGACCTGCTCGACAAGGCACGGGCCTCGGACGCCAAGGTGCGCGAGGCGTCCTCGGGCGCCACGTACGCGGGCGAGGCGGACCCGTACCGCAAGCCGGGCGACGAGGACGAGGACACCACGGCGTAA
- the rimP gene encoding ribosome maturation factor RimP, protein MSTTQSERLRGLLEPLVAARDLDLEEIEVTPAGKRRVLRIVVDSDDGVQLDECAELSREASQVLDDTDAMGGAPYTLEVTSPGADRPLTEPRHYRRAVGRLVKAQLHEGGELVARIIAVDDEGLDLEVPGVKGRKPTARRVAFAEIAKARVEIEFNRKQDKGRDDRAEQHDESQEEA, encoded by the coding sequence ATGAGCACCACCCAGAGCGAGAGGCTGCGCGGACTGCTTGAACCGCTGGTCGCCGCGCGAGACCTGGATCTGGAAGAGATCGAGGTGACCCCGGCCGGAAAGCGGCGTGTGCTGAGGATCGTGGTCGACTCCGACGACGGCGTGCAGCTCGACGAGTGCGCCGAGCTCAGCCGCGAGGCGTCGCAGGTCCTGGACGACACCGACGCCATGGGCGGCGCCCCGTACACGCTGGAGGTCACCTCCCCCGGAGCCGACCGCCCGCTGACCGAGCCGCGGCACTACCGCCGCGCCGTCGGCCGCCTCGTCAAGGCTCAACTCCACGAGGGCGGCGAGCTGGTGGCACGCATCATCGCCGTGGACGACGAGGGCCTGGACCTGGAGGTCCCGGGCGTCAAGGGCCGCAAGCCCACCGCCCGCCGGGTCGCCTTCGCCGAGATCGCCAAGGCGCGCGTGGAGATCGAGTTCAACCGCAAGCAGGACAAGGGGCGCGACGACCGCGCCGAGCAGCACGACGAGAGCCAGGAGGAGGCGTAG
- a CDS encoding YlxR family protein, which produces MSGRTHARACPERTCVGCRERAAKGDLLRIVAIEGECVPDPRGTLPGRGAYVHPTRVCLDLAVRRRVFPRAFRGRGPFDATALRRFVERAHVDQAAPVDQATP; this is translated from the coding sequence GTGTCTGGCCGGACGCATGCCCGCGCATGCCCTGAGCGCACCTGTGTGGGGTGCCGGGAGCGAGCGGCCAAGGGCGATCTGCTGCGCATCGTGGCGATCGAGGGCGAGTGCGTCCCCGATCCTCGCGGTACGCTGCCCGGCCGGGGTGCTTATGTGCACCCGACACGGGTCTGTCTCGACCTGGCGGTCCGCCGCCGGGTCTTCCCCCGGGCCTTCCGGGGCCGGGGACCGTTCGATGCGACGGCCTTGCGCCGCTTCGTCGAACGGGCGCATGTTGATCAAGCCGCACCGGTTGATCAGGCAACACCGTAA
- the nusA gene encoding transcription termination factor NusA: MDIDMSALRGLVREKEISFDLLVAAIESALLIAYHRTEGSRRHARVELNRDTGHVTVWAKEDPADLEEGAEPREFDDTPSGFGRIAATTAKQVILQRLRDAEEEITFGEYAGREGDVVMGVVQQGRDPKNVLVDIGKLEAILPVQEQVPGEEYAHGTRLRSYVVRVVKGVRGPSVTLSRTHPNLVKKLFAMEVPEIADGSVEIAAIAREAGHRTKIAVRSTRSGLNAKGACIGPMGGRVRAVMAELHGEKIDIVDWSDDPAELVAHALSPARVSKVEVVDLAARSARVTVPDYQLSLAIGKEGQNARLAARLTGWRIDIRPDTDQGGDQG; encoded by the coding sequence GTGGACATCGACATGAGTGCCCTGCGGGGTCTGGTACGGGAGAAGGAGATCTCGTTCGACCTGCTGGTCGCCGCGATCGAGTCGGCCCTCCTCATCGCGTACCACCGCACCGAGGGAAGCCGCCGCCACGCACGGGTGGAGCTGAACCGCGACACCGGCCATGTGACGGTGTGGGCCAAGGAGGACCCGGCCGACCTCGAAGAGGGCGCCGAGCCCCGCGAGTTCGACGACACCCCGTCGGGTTTCGGCCGGATCGCGGCGACCACCGCCAAGCAGGTCATCCTGCAGCGGCTGCGGGACGCCGAGGAGGAGATCACCTTCGGCGAGTACGCCGGACGGGAGGGCGACGTCGTCATGGGCGTCGTCCAGCAGGGCCGGGACCCCAAGAACGTCCTGGTCGACATCGGCAAGCTGGAGGCCATCCTGCCGGTGCAGGAGCAGGTCCCCGGCGAGGAGTACGCGCACGGCACGCGGCTGCGCTCGTACGTGGTCCGGGTCGTCAAGGGCGTGCGCGGCCCGTCCGTGACGCTCTCGCGCACCCACCCCAATCTGGTGAAGAAGCTCTTCGCCATGGAGGTGCCGGAGATCGCCGACGGTTCGGTGGAGATCGCGGCCATCGCCCGTGAGGCGGGTCACCGCACCAAGATCGCCGTACGGTCCACCCGCTCCGGGCTGAACGCCAAGGGCGCCTGCATCGGCCCGATGGGCGGCCGGGTGCGCGCGGTCATGGCCGAGCTGCACGGCGAGAAGATCGACATCGTCGACTGGTCGGACGACCCGGCCGAGCTGGTGGCGCACGCCCTGTCGCCCGCCCGGGTCAGCAAGGTCGAGGTGGTCGACCTGGCGGCGCGCTCCGCCCGGGTGACCGTCCCCGATTACCAGCTGTCGCTGGCCATCGGCAAGGAAGGGCAGAACGCCCGCCTCGCCGCGCGGCTCACCGGCTGGCGGATCGACATCCGCCCGGACACCGACCAGGGTGGCGACCAGGGCTGA
- a CDS encoding DUF503 domain-containing protein — MYVGTLSFDLLLGDVRSLKEKRSVVRPIVAELHRKYAVSVAEVGEQDLYRRARIGLAVVSGDPGHLTDVLDRCERMVAARPEVELLSVRRRLHGDDDD; from the coding sequence ATGTACGTAGGGACGCTGTCCTTCGACCTCCTCCTCGGCGACGTACGGTCGCTGAAGGAGAAGCGCTCCGTCGTCCGCCCGATCGTCGCCGAACTGCACCGCAAGTACGCGGTCAGCGTGGCGGAGGTCGGGGAACAGGACCTCTACCGCCGGGCCCGGATCGGGCTGGCGGTGGTGTCCGGGGACCCGGGGCACCTCACAGACGTACTGGACCGCTGCGAGCGCATGGTCGCCGCACGGCCCGAAGTGGAGCTGCTGTCGGTACGCCGGCGGCTCCACGGCGACGATGACGACTGA
- the truB gene encoding tRNA pseudouridine(55) synthase TruB, whose amino-acid sequence MKRENTGARRVERTRAKQGAPDGLVIVDKPAGFTSHDVVAKMRGMARTRRVGHAGTLDPMATGVLVLGIERATKLLGHLALTEKEYVGTVRLGQTSVTDDAEGEITASTAAHGLDRAAIDAGVATLTGEIMQVPSKVSAIKIDGKRSYARVRKGEDVEIPARPVTVSSFVVYSAEETEAEDGTPVTDLLVSVECSSGTYIRALARDLGEALGVGGHLTALRRTRVGPYKLDRARTLEQLQESVDDETGGGLPVMPIGEAAAAAFPRWDVTVDQARLLTNGVRIPMPRFDGAAGRPAAAFAPDGTFLALLENQGGRAKSLAVFAP is encoded by the coding sequence ATGAAGCGGGAGAACACCGGCGCGCGGCGCGTGGAGCGCACCCGCGCCAAGCAGGGGGCGCCGGACGGCCTGGTCATCGTCGACAAGCCGGCCGGCTTCACCTCGCACGACGTGGTGGCCAAGATGCGGGGCATGGCCCGCACCCGCCGCGTCGGGCACGCCGGCACGCTCGACCCGATGGCGACCGGCGTGCTCGTCCTGGGCATCGAGCGCGCCACGAAGCTGCTCGGACACCTCGCGCTGACCGAGAAGGAGTACGTCGGCACCGTCCGCCTGGGCCAGACCTCGGTCACCGACGACGCCGAGGGCGAGATCACCGCGTCCACGGCCGCGCACGGTCTGGACCGGGCGGCGATCGACGCGGGCGTGGCCACGCTGACCGGCGAGATCATGCAGGTCCCGTCCAAGGTCAGCGCCATCAAGATCGACGGGAAGCGGTCCTACGCGCGGGTCCGCAAGGGCGAGGACGTGGAGATACCGGCCCGGCCGGTGACGGTCTCCTCGTTCGTCGTCTACTCCGCCGAGGAGACCGAGGCCGAGGACGGCACCCCCGTCACCGACCTGCTGGTCTCGGTGGAGTGCTCCTCCGGTACGTACATCCGGGCGCTCGCCCGCGACCTGGGGGAGGCGCTCGGCGTCGGCGGCCACCTGACCGCGCTGCGGCGCACCCGGGTCGGCCCGTACAAGCTCGACCGGGCCCGCACCCTGGAGCAGCTCCAGGAGTCCGTGGACGACGAGACGGGCGGCGGGCTGCCGGTCATGCCGATCGGCGAGGCGGCGGCCGCGGCCTTCCCGCGCTGGGACGTCACGGTGGACCAGGCACGGCTGCTGACCAACGGGGTGCGCATCCCGATGCCGCGGTTCGACGGGGCGGCCGGCCGGCCCGCCGCGGCGTTCGCGCCGGACGGGACGTTCCTGGCGCTGCTGGAGAACCAGGGCGGCCGGGCGAAGAGCCTGGCGGTCTTCGCGCCGTAA
- a CDS encoding bifunctional riboflavin kinase/FAD synthetase encodes MQRWRGLEDIPEGWGRSVVTIGSYDGVHRGHQLIIGKTVARARELGVPAVVVTFDPHPSEVVRPGTHPPLLAPHERRAELMAGLGVDAVLILPFTKEFSKLAPADFVVKVLVDKLHAKLVVEGPNFRFGHKAAGTVDTLAELGGTYDYEVEVVDLFERGTAGGGEPFSSTLTRRLVAEGDVAGAAEVLGRPHRVEGVVVRGAQRGRELGYPTANVETLPHTAIPADGVYAGYLHAAGEKMPAAISVGTNPQFDGTARTVEAYAIDRVGLDLYGLHVAVDFTAYIRGQEKFETLDGLLERMAVDVKEARELIASAGG; translated from the coding sequence GTGCAGCGCTGGCGTGGCTTGGAGGACATCCCCGAGGGCTGGGGACGCAGCGTCGTCACCATCGGCTCCTACGACGGAGTGCACCGCGGGCACCAGCTGATCATCGGCAAGACGGTGGCGCGCGCCCGGGAACTGGGCGTGCCGGCCGTGGTGGTCACCTTCGACCCGCACCCCAGCGAGGTGGTGCGGCCGGGCACCCACCCGCCGCTGCTGGCCCCGCACGAGCGGCGCGCGGAGCTGATGGCGGGCCTCGGTGTGGACGCCGTGCTGATCCTGCCGTTCACCAAGGAGTTCTCGAAGCTGGCCCCGGCCGACTTCGTGGTCAAGGTCCTGGTCGACAAGCTGCACGCGAAGCTGGTCGTCGAGGGGCCGAACTTCCGCTTCGGGCACAAGGCCGCGGGCACCGTGGACACCCTCGCCGAGCTGGGCGGCACCTATGACTACGAGGTCGAGGTGGTGGACCTGTTCGAGCGGGGCACGGCGGGCGGCGGCGAGCCGTTCTCCTCGACCCTGACCCGCCGGCTGGTCGCCGAGGGCGACGTCGCGGGCGCGGCGGAGGTCCTGGGACGGCCGCACCGCGTCGAGGGCGTGGTGGTACGCGGCGCCCAGCGCGGCCGGGAGCTGGGCTACCCGACGGCGAACGTGGAGACCCTGCCGCACACCGCGATCCCCGCGGACGGCGTGTACGCGGGCTATCTGCACGCGGCCGGCGAGAAGATGCCCGCCGCCATCTCGGTGGGCACCAACCCGCAGTTCGACGGCACCGCCCGGACCGTCGAGGCGTACGCCATCGACCGCGTCGGGCTGGACCTGTACGGCCTGCACGTCGCGGTCGACTTCACCGCGTACATCCGCGGCCAGGAGAAGTTCGAGACGCTCGACGGGCTGCTGGAGCGG
- the infB gene encoding translation initiation factor IF-2 translates to MAKVRVYELAKEFGVESKVVMAKLQELGEFVRSASSTIEAPVVRKLTDAFQAGNGNGRAAGKPAAPRKSAPAKPAPSPAQAARPAAPKPGGAPKPGPAAPAPAAPEAPKSQAPAAPAESSKPAPTPGPRPTPGPKAPAPKPAPAAPAQPEFQAPPSAPAPKPGTPGPRPARPQGGQGGQGRGNAPRPGAERPGPRPGGNRPSGPRPGNNPFTSGGSTGMARPQAPRPGGAPRPGGQGAPGGPRPQGGQGGQGGPRPQAPGGARPTPGGMPRPQGAGQGGPRPGGGNRPNPGMMPKSPAAGPRPGPGGGRPGGAGRPGGGGRPGGGGFAGRPGGGGRPGGGGGFGGRPGGGGPGGGGGGFGGRPGFGGRPGGPGGRGGTQGAFGRPGGPARRGRKSKRQRRQEYEAMQAPSVGGVMLPRGNGATVRLSRGASLTDFAEKINANPASLVQVMLNLGEMVTATQSVSDETLTLLGEEMNYVVEIVSPEEEDRELLESFDIEFGENEGGEEMLVSRPPVVTVMGHVDHGKTRLLDAIRKTNVIAGEAGGITQHIGAYQVATEVNDEERRITFIDTPGHEAFTAMRARGAKSTDIAILVVAANDGVMPQTIEALNHAKAADVPIVVAVNKIDVEGADPTKVRGQLTEYGLVAEEYGGDTMFVDISARQGQNIDQLLEAVVLTADAALDLRANPEQDAQGIAIEAHLDRGRGAVATVLVQRGTLRVGDTMVAGDAYGRVRAMLDDKGNNVEEAGPSTPVLVLGLTNVPGAGDNFLVVDEDRTARQIAEKRAARERNAAFAKRTRRVSLEDLDKVLKAGEVQQLNLIIKGDASGSVEALESSLLQLDVGEEVDIRVLHRGVGAVTESDINLASGSDAIVIGFNVRAEGRATQMAEREGVDVRYYSVIYQAIEEIEAALKGMLKPEYEEVELGTAEIREVFKSSKLGNIAGVIIRSGEVKRNTKARLVRDGKVIAENLNIEGLRRFKDDVTEIREGFEGGINLGNFNDIKVDDVIATYEMREKPRG, encoded by the coding sequence GTGGCTAAGGTCCGGGTATACGAACTCGCCAAGGAGTTCGGAGTGGAGAGCAAGGTCGTCATGGCCAAGCTCCAAGAACTTGGTGAATTCGTCCGTTCGGCGTCCTCGACGATCGAGGCGCCGGTTGTTCGTAAGCTGACCGACGCTTTCCAGGCGGGCAACGGCAACGGCCGTGCCGCCGGCAAGCCCGCGGCGCCGCGCAAGAGCGCGCCCGCAAAGCCCGCGCCGTCCCCGGCGCAGGCCGCACGTCCCGCCGCCCCGAAGCCGGGTGGCGCCCCCAAGCCGGGCCCCGCGGCCCCGGCGCCGGCCGCCCCCGAGGCGCCCAAGTCCCAGGCCCCGGCGGCTCCCGCCGAGTCCTCGAAGCCGGCCCCGACCCCGGGTCCGCGTCCCACGCCGGGCCCCAAGGCCCCGGCGCCCAAGCCTGCGCCGGCCGCGCCCGCGCAGCCCGAGTTCCAGGCCCCGCCGTCGGCGCCGGCCCCGAAGCCCGGCACCCCCGGCCCGCGTCCGGCCCGTCCGCAGGGCGGCCAGGGCGGCCAGGGCCGTGGCAACGCGCCGCGCCCCGGCGCCGAGCGTCCCGGCCCGCGTCCCGGCGGCAACCGTCCGTCCGGCCCGCGTCCGGGCAACAACCCCTTCACCTCCGGCGGCTCGACCGGCATGGCCCGCCCGCAGGCCCCCCGTCCCGGCGGCGCGCCGCGCCCCGGCGGCCAGGGTGCCCCCGGCGGCCCCCGTCCGCAGGGCGGCCAGGGTGGCCAGGGCGGTCCCCGTCCGCAGGCTCCCGGCGGCGCCCGTCCGACCCCGGGCGGCATGCCCCGTCCGCAGGGCGCCGGCCAGGGCGGCCCGCGTCCCGGCGGCGGTAACCGGCCCAACCCGGGCATGATGCCGAAGAGCCCGGCCGCCGGCCCGCGTCCGGGCCCCGGCGGCGGTCGTCCCGGCGGTGCCGGCCGTCCCGGCGGCGGCGGTCGCCCGGGTGGCGGCGGCTTCGCCGGCCGTCCCGGCGGCGGTGGCCGACCGGGCGGTGGCGGCGGCTTCGGCGGCCGTCCCGGTGGCGGCGGTCCCGGTGGCGGTGGCGGCGGCTTCGGCGGTCGTCCCGGCTTCGGCGGCCGTCCGGGTGGTCCCGGTGGCCGTGGCGGCACGCAGGGTGCCTTCGGCCGTCCCGGCGGTCCCGCGCGCCGCGGCCGCAAGTCGAAGCGGCAGCGCCGTCAGGAGTACGAGGCCATGCAGGCCCCGTCGGTGGGCGGCGTCATGCTGCCCCGCGGCAACGGTGCGACGGTCCGCCTGTCGCGCGGTGCCTCGCTGACCGACTTCGCCGAGAAGATCAACGCCAACCCGGCGTCGCTCGTCCAGGTCATGCTGAACCTGGGTGAGATGGTCACCGCGACGCAGTCCGTCTCCGACGAGACGCTCACGCTCCTCGGCGAGGAGATGAACTACGTCGTCGAGATCGTCAGCCCGGAGGAGGAGGACCGCGAGCTGCTGGAGTCCTTCGACATCGAGTTCGGCGAGAACGAGGGCGGCGAGGAGATGCTCGTCTCCCGTCCGCCGGTGGTGACCGTCATGGGTCACGTCGACCACGGCAAGACCCGGCTGCTCGACGCGATCCGCAAGACGAACGTCATCGCGGGCGAGGCCGGCGGCATCACCCAGCACATCGGTGCCTACCAGGTCGCGACCGAGGTCAACGACGAAGAGCGGCGCATCACCTTCATCGACACCCCGGGTCACGAGGCGTTCACCGCCATGCGTGCCCGCGGTGCCAAGTCGACCGACATCGCGATCCTCGTGGTGGCGGCCAACGACGGTGTGATGCCGCAGACGATCGAGGCCCTGAACCACGCCAAGGCGGCCGACGTGCCGATCGTGGTCGCGGTCAACAAGATCGACGTCGAGGGCGCGGACCCGACCAAGGTGCGCGGCCAGCTGACCGAGTACGGCCTGGTGGCCGAGGAGTACGGCGGCGACACGATGTTCGTCGACATCTCCGCCCGCCAGGGCCAGAACATCGACCAGCTGCTGGAGGCCGTGGTCCTGACCGCGGACGCGGCGCTCGACCTGCGCGCCAACCCGGAGCAGGACGCCCAGGGCATCGCGATCGAGGCCCACCTCGACCGCGGCCGCGGCGCCGTGGCGACCGTCCTGGTCCAGCGCGGCACGCTGCGCGTCGGTGACACGATGGTGGCCGGCGACGCGTACGGCCGCGTCCGGGCGATGCTCGACGACAAGGGCAACAACGTCGAGGAAGCGGGTCCGTCGACCCCCGTCCTGGTCCTGGGTCTGACCAACGTCCCGGGCGCCGGCGACAACTTCCTGGTCGTCGACGAGGACCGCACGGCCCGCCAGATCGCCGAGAAGCGCGCCGCCCGTGAGCGCAACGCCGCGTTCGCCAAGCGCACCCGCCGGGTGTCGCTGGAGGACCTGGACAAGGTGCTCAAGGCCGGCGAGGTCCAGCAGCTCAACCTCATCATCAAGGGCGACGCGTCCGGTTCGGTCGAGGCCCTGGAGTCCTCGCTGCTCCAGCTCGACGTCGGCGAGGAGGTCGACATCCGGGTCCTGCACCGCGGCGTCGGTGCGGTCACGGAGTCCGACATCAACCTGGCGTCCGGCTCCGACGCGATCGTGATCGGCTTCAACGTCCGCGCCGAAGGCCGCGCGACGCAGATGGCCGAGCGCGAGGGCGTGGACGTGCGCTACTACTCGGTCATCTACCAGGCGATCGAGGAGATCGAGGCGGCCCTCAAGGGCATGCTCAAGCCGGAGTACGAAGAGGTCGAGCTCGGTACGGCGGAGATCCGCGAGGTCTTCAAGTCGTCCAAGCTGGGCAACATCGCGGGTGTCATCATCCGCTCCGGCGAGGTCAAGCGGAACACCAAGGCCCGCCTGGTCCGCGACGGCAAGGTCATCGCGGAGAACCTCAACATCGAGGGTCTGCGCCGCTTCAAGGACGACGTCACCGAGATCCGCGAAGGCTTCGAGGGCGGTATCAACCTCGGCAACTTCAACGACATCAAGGTCGACGACGTCATCGCGACGTACGAGATGCGCGAGAAGCCGCGCGGCTGA